The Poriferisphaera corsica DNA segment AAGGGGAAGAATGCGATTATGTATGGGCAAGGGGGCGATACGGCTTGCGGGCATCGCGTATAGGGTTTTGGGTGAAATGACTAGCAAAAGGATGTGGATTAAAGAATTCTTGATCTGAATAAACGAATTTTACTTGACTAAATGCTTTTATTTAGTTTAAATTACCCTATCGTAGAGCAGAATTAGAGCATATCACGTAGATTTATACGGCTTAGAATTGGTTATTAAGTAGTAAAATCGTTCGTTCAGGACCGTTATTCATGGGTACAGACACACCGACAAAGAAGCAGGAACGTATTACCACGTTGAGTGGTTTGGCGAAAAACCTTGGGTTGTCGCCGACGACGGTTTCGTTTGTTTTGAATGGTCAGGCGAAGGAACGGAAGATATCAGATGCGACGGTTCAGCGGGTGTTGGAATATGTTCGTGAGGTTGATTATGTGCCGAATGCTTTGGCGCGTGGGTTGAGGCAGAAGCGAACGCATGCGGTGGGTGTTGTGTTTCCGCATTTACGAGGAGACTGGGCGCACCGGATTATGCAGGGGATTGTGGATGTGTTGGGCGAGTCGCGAACTGTGCCGTTGATTGTGTGTCATCATGGTTCGGGCGAGCATGAGATTGAACTGTTGAAGTCGTTGGTTGAGCGAAGAGTTGACGGGATTATTTGTAACCCGATTGCGGATGGTTTTAGACGATACAGGCAAGTGATAGAGCGTGGGACACCGATGGTTTTTTTAGGCGATTCACCGCGTAATTTGGATGAAATCAGTTATGTCGGGTGGGACCCGGGTGCGGTTGAGATTGCGGTTAAGCATTTGATTGAGTTGGGCCATAAACGAATTGGATATTTGGGGATTAAAGATGATCGGAAGATGGCTCGGATGCGTCAGCAAGCGTTTCGCCAGACAATAGAGGAGGCGGGGTTGAAATGCCGTGATGGCGATATTGTTTTGAATGATGCAGGGGTAGAATTTGATCATGAAGTTGATCGATTGATATCGGGTGAGGATGGTTGTACCGCTATGTTTGCGCTTTACGATGATATTGCGATTAGTGTTTTAACGTATTTGCGCAATAAGGGCGTTCGTTGTCCTGAGGATGTTTCGTTGGCAACGATCGGGGATGCACCGTTGGTGTCTGCACCGGGTTATGAGATTACGACAGTGCATGCGCCGGTTGAAGATGAAGGGCGAGCTGCGGCTGAATGCTTGAATGAATTGATCAAGCAGCCGAAGCGTGGAGCGATTCATCGAATCGTTCCGGGTGGTTATTTGATTCGTGGGGCGACAACGACGACTGTTTCTTGATTTAAAGGTGTTTGCAAAGCCTTAGTGTTGGTTTTGCTGCTAACTAAAACGATTAACCACTTTGAGCTAAATCGTTTTATCAGATAAGAGGTCACTTCTTTTTTTAGAGGAATTCAAGGGTTATGAAAACAAAAAAAGCATTTACGCTAATTGAATTGTTAGTTGTAATTTCAATTATTTCACTACTGATAGGTATCTTGCTGCCTGCTCTGGGTGCTGCGAGAAAGACGGCGAGTAAGTTGTCATGTATGTCGCAGATGAGACAGATCGGGACTGCGAATCAGATTTTTGCGGTTGATCACGATGATTTTCTGGTGAAGCATTGGGAAAATAGAGGGCCGTTGGATGCAGACCCATCTGGATATGGCGGGGATGCATCTTGGGGTTACGAATTTCCCTTTCAGAGTTGGGATTACATTTTGTCGCAAGTTGTGAGTAATAAATCAATTTTCAAATGCCCTGATGAAGATGGTGAAGTGATGTATAGCTCATGGGTTGGAGATTGGGCAGGCCCGAATTTTGCGGATGCTCATATCCATGCCTCATATCGGCTTAATATGGGCCACCATGCAGACACGCGAAAAGGGATGCGTGTAAGTGATTTTAAGAATCCGTCATCTTCTATGGTTATTGCGGAAGGTTTGAACGCTGAAGATCCGGAACGCTATCTTGCTCAATGGGTTTCTGATATGAAGTCTCGAGTTGGCGAACTAGTGGTCGATAATACGGCGTTCAATCGTCATGGCGGCGGTACGACAGAATCGATTAAGGATGGTATTTCAAATTATGTTTTTGTTGATGGTCATGCTGAATCAATGGCATGGGGCGTGAGTTGGGATCGATTGGGCGGTACGGATAGCAAGCCAGAAACGATTTGGCGAATGGAATATGAGGATAGTCGTTACAACAATGGTCAGCCTTTGACGAACCAGAACTGATTGAGAATTAGTTAGATTATTCTTTGCACTTTTAGGTGATCATTATGAGTTTAAAAGAAAAGCTTGAACAAAATAAGCCGCTGAGCATGATAGTAATGTTGTGTGTGATAGGACTATCTTTGAGTTCTGTGTGTTACTACATGCTTGGCGGTGGTGGGGTCGTGAGAGATTACGAGCAGGCGTTCTTTACGGTTGATGATGGCGTGAACTATTTCGCGGCAGATGCGATGAATGTGACGGGGTTTGAGCATGAGGGGCAGATCGCGTATCGAGCGTATATATTCCGTGACGGAGATGGGGAGCCGTTTGTGGGGTATATGGAACGGTATACTGCTGCAGGTCGCAAAGCTGCACTGAAAGCGATGGCGGATTCAAAGGCTGGGAAGCCTACAAGCTTGAGTTTGCCGTTGGTCGATCAGGAGGTCAAGAAGCCGGGCGATAAGTCTTGGACGAAACGATCAAATCCAAGAATTGGTCGGGTGGTCCGTGTGGTTGGGGTGGATGGTTCGAGTCGAAAGATCGAGCCGGTTTACCCTGATTAAGTTTAGTGACGTTTATGTAAAGTGTGAAAGCTCAGCTGATAGGCTGAGCTTTTTTGTGGTGGTTGTTTGTGTAATTGGAGTTGGCGAAGCGTGAGTGAGGTTTGCTGTCTGGTGGAAATTGTCGATAATCGAGACTATCCAAATAGATGAAGTATGGGGCTGGGGAGGAATTGGGGAGGATATCCCGTTGAGGGTGTTTGGGGGTGTCTAGGATGGGGGGTGTGTTGTTGGGCAAAAATAAAGTAGTTTGGAAATATAACATAGTATTTTAAAAGGGTTTACCGATATGTCGCTCGATTCAACTATTCATGCTAAGGCAATTGAACTCATCAAGCTGAATTACGAAATGACAAGTGCGGCAGGATCGGGTCATCCGACGAGCGGTGCAAGTTTGGGGCATTTGGTCACAGCGCTAATGTACGCGCATATGCGGTACGAGCCGAGCAATCCGAGTCATCCGGGGTCGGATCGATTGGTTTTGAGTGAAGGGCATGCTGTACCCATTGTATATGCGGCGTGTGCTGACAAGGGGGTGATGATTGGAAAGGATAAAGAGAGTTGGCGGGCGATGACGCGGGCAGATGCATTGACGCTGCGTCAGTTGGATTCTGTCGTGGATGGGCATCCGAATCCTGTAGAAGGGTTCCCATTTTTTGACGCGGCAACCGGCTCTTTAGGGCAAGGGTTAAGTGTTGCTGCTGGGCTTGCGATTGCAGCTCGCGCGGATCAATTAGATAAGCGGATTTTTGTATTGATCGGTGACGGTGAATCACGTGAGGGACAGATTTGGGAGGCGGTTGATTTTTTAAAGGACCATGACCTGAAGGCAGTATGTCCGATTTTCAATTGCAATGTATATGCACAGTCTGACAAGGTGAGTCCACAGCAGGGTTGGGAGACGACGGAGAAGAAACTAGCTGCGGTGGGTTATGAAGTTTTGGTGATTGATGGTCATGATCCGAAGCAGATTATGGATGCGCTGA contains these protein-coding regions:
- a CDS encoding prepilin-type N-terminal cleavage/methylation domain-containing protein — protein: MKTKKAFTLIELLVVISIISLLIGILLPALGAARKTASKLSCMSQMRQIGTANQIFAVDHDDFLVKHWENRGPLDADPSGYGGDASWGYEFPFQSWDYILSQVVSNKSIFKCPDEDGEVMYSSWVGDWAGPNFADAHIHASYRLNMGHHADTRKGMRVSDFKNPSSSMVIAEGLNAEDPERYLAQWVSDMKSRVGELVVDNTAFNRHGGGTTESIKDGISNYVFVDGHAESMAWGVSWDRLGGTDSKPETIWRMEYEDSRYNNGQPLTNQN
- a CDS encoding LacI family DNA-binding transcriptional regulator: MGTDTPTKKQERITTLSGLAKNLGLSPTTVSFVLNGQAKERKISDATVQRVLEYVREVDYVPNALARGLRQKRTHAVGVVFPHLRGDWAHRIMQGIVDVLGESRTVPLIVCHHGSGEHEIELLKSLVERRVDGIICNPIADGFRRYRQVIERGTPMVFLGDSPRNLDEISYVGWDPGAVEIAVKHLIELGHKRIGYLGIKDDRKMARMRQQAFRQTIEEAGLKCRDGDIVLNDAGVEFDHEVDRLISGEDGCTAMFALYDDIAISVLTYLRNKGVRCPEDVSLATIGDAPLVSAPGYEITTVHAPVEDEGRAAAECLNELIKQPKRGAIHRIVPGGYLIRGATTTTVS